In a single window of the Rhizobium etli CFN 42 genome:
- the rhaM gene encoding L-rhamnose mutarotase: MTSEKHAFKMQLNPGMEAEYRKRHDEIWPELVDLLHKSGASDYSIHLDRETNTLFGVLTRPKDHTMASLPEHPVMKKWWAHMADIMATNPDNSPVQSDLVTLFHMP; encoded by the coding sequence ATGACATCAGAAAAACACGCCTTCAAGATGCAGCTCAATCCCGGCATGGAAGCCGAATACCGCAAGCGGCACGACGAGATCTGGCCGGAACTGGTCGATCTCCTGCACAAGTCGGGCGCCAGCGACTATTCCATCCATCTCGACCGCGAAACTAACACGCTGTTCGGCGTGCTGACGCGCCCGAAGGACCACACGATGGCGAGCCTGCCGGAACATCCGGTCATGAAGAAATGGTGGGCGCACATGGCCGATATCATGGCGACGAACCCGGACAATTCGCCCGTCCAGAGCGACCTCGTCACTCTTTTTCATATGCCATGA
- a CDS encoding FGGY-family carbohydrate kinase has product MTAPYRRIAVLDIGKTNAKAVVLDAGTGAEIAVLKRPNVTIKTGPYPHYDIEALWSFALDALKRLAQAPGFDAISITTHGAAAALLDRDGTLAMPVIDYEHEYPQEIRDAYTALRPSFDETFSPRLAMGLNVGAQLHYQKSAFPAAFAEVATILTYPQYWTARLTGVAANELTSLGCHTDLWNPRAGGYSSLVDRLGIRALMAPIRSAFDALGPVLPDITAELGLAAPVPVYCGIHDSNASLLPHLVHREAPFAVVSTGTWVINFGVGGDLDHLDAERDTLANVDAYGRAVPSSRFMGGREFEILSAEIGPVDEKAAQAAIRPVIGKGMMLLPNIAPGSGPFPGKASRWIGAEEASRAERHAAACLYLALMTDACLGLIGAKGPVVVEGPFALNETYLKLLAAVAGREVLALPGTTGTSQGAALLTGIRPVSGAETHVPPAEIAGLAAYRDRWYAAME; this is encoded by the coding sequence ATGACCGCTCCCTATCGCCGCATCGCCGTTCTCGACATCGGCAAGACCAATGCCAAGGCGGTCGTGCTCGACGCTGGGACAGGCGCCGAGATCGCCGTCCTGAAACGGCCGAACGTTACGATCAAGACCGGCCCCTACCCGCATTACGACATAGAGGCTCTCTGGTCCTTCGCGCTCGACGCGCTGAAACGGCTTGCGCAGGCGCCTGGTTTCGACGCCATTTCGATCACCACCCACGGCGCCGCAGCCGCACTGCTCGATCGGGACGGCACGCTCGCCATGCCTGTGATCGACTACGAACACGAATACCCGCAAGAAATCCGCGATGCCTATACGGCCTTGCGTCCCTCCTTCGACGAAACCTTTTCGCCGCGCCTGGCGATGGGCCTCAATGTCGGCGCGCAGCTGCATTACCAAAAGAGCGCCTTTCCCGCGGCATTCGCCGAGGTGGCCACCATCCTCACCTATCCGCAATATTGGACAGCGCGGCTCACGGGTGTTGCCGCCAACGAGTTGACCTCGCTCGGCTGCCATACCGACCTCTGGAACCCCCGGGCGGGCGGCTATTCCTCGCTGGTTGACAGACTCGGCATCCGGGCGCTGATGGCGCCGATCCGCTCCGCCTTCGATGCGCTCGGGCCTGTTCTGCCTGATATCACCGCGGAGCTCGGCCTTGCCGCGCCCGTCCCGGTCTATTGCGGCATTCACGATTCCAATGCCTCGCTGCTGCCGCATCTCGTCCATCGCGAGGCCCCCTTCGCCGTCGTCTCCACCGGCACCTGGGTGATCAATTTCGGCGTCGGCGGCGATCTCGATCATCTCGATGCCGAGCGCGATACGCTCGCCAATGTCGATGCCTATGGCCGGGCCGTCCCCTCCTCGCGTTTCATGGGCGGACGGGAATTCGAGATCCTTTCGGCCGAGATCGGGCCTGTCGATGAAAAAGCCGCGCAGGCGGCGATCCGGCCGGTCATCGGCAAAGGTATGATGCTGCTGCCCAATATCGCTCCCGGTTCCGGTCCTTTTCCCGGAAAGGCCAGCCGCTGGATCGGCGCTGAAGAGGCAAGCCGCGCGGAACGCCATGCCGCCGCCTGCCTCTATCTCGCTTTGATGACCGACGCCTGCCTCGGACTGATCGGCGCCAAAGGCCCCGTCGTCGTCGAGGGGCCTTTTGCCCTGAACGAAACCTATCTGAAGCTGCTTGCCGCCGTTGCCGGCCGCGAGGTCCTCGCCCTTCCTGGCACGACCGGCACAAGCCAGGGTGCTGCCCTTCTCACCGGCATCCGGCCGGTATCAGGCGCCGAAACGCATGTTCCGCCGGCCGAAATCGCGGGGCTCGCCGCCTATCGCGATCGCTGGTACGCGGCGATGGAATAA
- the mmsB gene encoding 3-hydroxyisobutyrate dehydrogenase — protein MARIAFIGLGNMGGPMAANLVKRGHEVLGFDLAASVLKAAEASGVKPASHASQAVKDAEIVITMLPQGRHVLTAWADILQSTAQGTLVIDCSTIDVESSRKAHEMAKTAGCLSLDAPVSGGTGGASAGTLTFMAGGSDDAFLKGKPILEAMGKKIVHCGEAGAGQAAKICNNMILGISMVGVCEAFVLAEKLGLSHQALFDVASTSSGQCWSINTYCPVPGPVPTSPANNGYKPGFAAALMLKDLKLSQEAALASGASTPLGAEAAQLYALFEKQGNGGRDFSAIIEMFREKT, from the coding sequence ATGGCAAGGATCGCATTCATCGGGCTTGGCAATATGGGCGGGCCGATGGCGGCCAATCTCGTCAAGAGGGGTCACGAGGTGCTCGGGTTCGATCTTGCGGCCTCGGTGCTGAAGGCGGCGGAGGCGAGCGGCGTCAAGCCGGCAAGCCATGCCAGCCAGGCGGTCAAGGACGCGGAGATCGTCATAACAATGCTGCCGCAGGGCAGGCACGTGCTGACGGCCTGGGCCGATATCCTGCAGTCGACGGCGCAGGGCACGCTGGTTATCGATTGCTCGACCATCGATGTCGAGAGCAGCCGCAAGGCGCATGAGATGGCCAAGACCGCAGGCTGCCTGTCGCTCGACGCACCGGTTTCCGGCGGCACCGGCGGGGCGAGCGCCGGCACGCTGACCTTCATGGCCGGTGGCTCGGACGACGCCTTCCTCAAGGGCAAGCCGATTCTCGAGGCCATGGGCAAGAAGATCGTCCATTGCGGCGAAGCGGGCGCCGGCCAGGCGGCAAAGATCTGCAACAACATGATCCTCGGCATCTCGATGGTCGGCGTCTGCGAGGCCTTCGTGCTCGCCGAGAAGCTCGGCCTCTCGCATCAGGCGCTGTTCGACGTTGCCTCGACCTCATCAGGCCAATGCTGGTCGATCAATACCTATTGCCCGGTGCCCGGACCGGTGCCGACCTCGCCTGCCAACAATGGTTACAAGCCAGGTTTTGCCGCAGCCTTGATGCTGAAAGATCTCAAGCTTTCGCAAGAGGCAGCTCTGGCGAGCGGCGCGTCCACGCCGCTCGGCGCGGAAGCGGCGCAGCTTTATGCGCTGTTCGAAAAGCAGGGCAATGGCGGCAGGGATTTCTCCGCGATCATCGAGATGTTTCGGGAAAAGACGTAG
- a CDS encoding ABC transporter permease, with the protein MSTVSTHEKRVIPDRLGTPLRRIIASWEVLLFAVAVLIFIFNSLASPYFLDAWNLSDATFNFTEKAMIAFAMALLVISGEIDLSVAAIIALASTAMGAAAQIGIGTPGLVLIGLGTGLACGIFNGVLVSVLKLPSIVVTIGTMSLFRGISYIVLGDQAYGKYPADFAYFGQGYVAWVFSFEFVLFIVLAIAFAVLLHATNFGRQVYAIGNNDFAARFSGIPVERVKFILFLLTGIMSGIAAVCLTSRLGSTRPSIAQGWELEVVTMVVLGGISILGGSGTIGGVVIAAFVMGLVTFGLGLLNVPGIVMSIFIGLLLIITIAIPIIARRIKIMSSR; encoded by the coding sequence ATGAGCACCGTATCCACCCACGAAAAGCGCGTCATCCCCGACCGCCTCGGCACGCCGCTGCGCCGCATTATCGCCAGTTGGGAGGTGCTGCTCTTTGCGGTCGCCGTCCTGATCTTCATCTTCAATTCCCTGGCCTCGCCCTATTTCCTCGATGCCTGGAACCTCTCGGACGCCACCTTCAACTTCACAGAAAAGGCGATGATCGCCTTTGCCATGGCGCTGCTCGTCATATCAGGCGAGATCGACCTCTCGGTCGCCGCCATCATCGCACTCGCCTCGACGGCAATGGGGGCGGCGGCGCAGATTGGCATCGGCACTCCGGGCCTGGTGCTGATCGGCCTCGGCACCGGCCTTGCCTGCGGCATCTTCAACGGCGTGCTGGTCTCGGTGCTGAAGCTGCCATCGATCGTCGTCACCATCGGCACGATGAGCCTTTTCCGCGGCATTTCCTATATCGTGCTAGGCGACCAGGCCTATGGCAAATATCCCGCCGACTTCGCCTATTTCGGCCAAGGTTACGTTGCCTGGGTGTTCTCCTTCGAATTCGTGCTGTTCATCGTGCTGGCGATCGCCTTCGCCGTGCTGCTGCATGCGACGAATTTCGGCCGCCAGGTCTATGCGATCGGCAATAACGACTTCGCAGCCCGTTTCTCCGGCATTCCGGTCGAGCGGGTCAAATTCATTCTCTTCCTGCTGACCGGCATCATGAGCGGCATCGCCGCCGTCTGCCTGACCTCGCGCCTCGGCTCGACCCGCCCGTCAATCGCCCAAGGCTGGGAACTCGAGGTCGTCACCATGGTGGTGCTCGGCGGCATCTCGATCCTCGGCGGCTCCGGCACGATCGGCGGCGTCGTCATCGCCGCCTTCGTCATGGGCCTCGTCACCTTCGGCCTCGGCCTGTTGAACGTGCCCGGCATCGTCATGTCGATCTTTATCGGCCTGCTGCTCATCATCACCATCGCCATCCCGATCATCGCCCGCCGCATCAAGATCATGAGCTCCCGATGA
- the rhaS gene encoding rhamnose ABC transporter substrate-binding protein, which produces MKLAKTLALGVALAVAMMAGTASAKDIKIGLVVKSLGNGFFDAANKGAQEAAKELGGVEVIYTGPTSTTAEGQIEVINSLIAQGVDAIAVSANDPDALVPALKKATQRGIKVISWDSGVAPEGRILQLNPSSNELIGKMCLTLAKDHLEGGKGDFAILSATTTSTNQNIWIDQMKKQLKDFPGLNLVTTVYGDDLSDKSYREAEGLLKSNPNVKVIVAPTTVGVLAASKVVEDKGLVGKVYVTGLGLPSEMAGAIKSGATKEFAIWNPIDLGYSATQIAYRLVKGETDGKPGSEINAGRMGKIKVGDNGEAAMADPFVYNASNIDQFSKVF; this is translated from the coding sequence ATGAAACTCGCAAAGACACTTGCGCTCGGCGTAGCGCTCGCCGTCGCCATGATGGCCGGCACCGCAAGCGCCAAGGACATCAAGATCGGCCTCGTCGTCAAGTCGCTCGGCAACGGCTTCTTCGACGCCGCCAATAAAGGCGCCCAGGAAGCCGCCAAGGAGCTCGGCGGCGTAGAGGTCATCTACACCGGTCCGACGTCGACGACGGCAGAAGGCCAGATCGAAGTCATCAACTCGCTGATCGCCCAGGGCGTTGATGCCATCGCCGTTTCGGCCAACGATCCCGACGCGCTGGTTCCGGCGCTGAAGAAGGCGACCCAGCGCGGCATCAAGGTCATCTCCTGGGATTCCGGCGTTGCCCCCGAGGGCCGTATCCTGCAGCTCAACCCGTCGTCCAACGAGCTGATCGGCAAGATGTGCCTGACGCTCGCCAAGGACCATCTCGAAGGCGGCAAGGGCGACTTCGCCATCCTGTCAGCAACGACCACCTCGACCAACCAAAATATCTGGATCGACCAGATGAAGAAGCAGCTCAAGGATTTCCCGGGCCTCAACCTCGTCACCACGGTTTACGGCGACGACCTTTCGGACAAGTCCTATCGTGAAGCCGAAGGCCTCTTGAAGTCGAACCCGAACGTCAAGGTCATCGTCGCTCCGACTACCGTCGGCGTTCTTGCCGCCTCCAAAGTCGTCGAAGACAAGGGCCTTGTCGGCAAGGTCTACGTCACCGGCCTCGGCCTGCCCTCCGAGATGGCCGGCGCGATCAAGTCGGGCGCGACGAAGGAATTCGCCATCTGGAACCCGATCGACCTCGGCTACTCCGCCACCCAGATCGCCTACCGCCTCGTCAAGGGCGAGACGGATGGCAAGCCGGGCAGCGAGATCAATGCCGGCCGCATGGGCAAGATCAAGGTCGGCGACAACGGCGAAGCCGCCATGGCCGATCCCTTCGTCTACAATGCTTCGAACATCGACCAGTTCTCCAAGGTCTTCTGA
- a CDS encoding ABC transporter permease, producing MVRLMKKRETLLFAIIVVMIAVFSTRAADFATPDNLAGIFNDTAILIILALAQMTVILTKSIDLSVAANLAFTGMAIAMMNAAFPGLPLMVLILAAVAIGAALGTINGFLVWRLEIPPIVVTLGTLTIYRGMAFVLSGGAWVNAHQMTPNFLSVPRTPILGLPVLSWVAIIIVALMYTLLRYSQFGRSAYATGGNPTAAVYAGIDTGRTKFLAFVLSGALAGLSSYLWVSRYAVAYVDIANGFELDSVAACVIGGISIAGGVGSVAGTVLGALFLGVIKNALPVIGISPFTQMAISGTVIILAVAFNARRERNRGRIILRDRAAAEIRTEAAA from the coding sequence ATGGTCAGACTGATGAAAAAACGCGAAACCCTGCTCTTTGCCATCATCGTGGTGATGATTGCCGTCTTCTCGACGCGAGCCGCCGATTTCGCCACGCCGGATAATCTCGCCGGCATCTTCAACGACACCGCGATCCTTATCATTCTGGCGCTTGCCCAGATGACTGTTATTCTGACGAAATCAATCGATCTGTCGGTTGCTGCCAACCTCGCCTTTACCGGCATGGCAATCGCGATGATGAATGCCGCCTTTCCGGGCCTACCTCTGATGGTGCTGATCCTTGCCGCGGTCGCGATCGGTGCGGCCCTCGGCACCATCAATGGCTTTCTCGTCTGGCGTCTCGAAATCCCGCCGATCGTCGTCACCCTCGGCACCCTTACCATCTATCGCGGCATGGCTTTCGTGCTTTCGGGCGGCGCTTGGGTCAACGCGCACCAGATGACGCCGAACTTCCTCTCTGTCCCCCGCACGCCGATCCTCGGCCTGCCGGTACTGAGTTGGGTTGCTATCATCATCGTCGCGCTGATGTACACGCTGCTGCGCTATAGCCAGTTTGGTCGCTCGGCCTATGCAACCGGCGGCAATCCGACCGCCGCCGTCTATGCCGGCATCGATACCGGCCGGACGAAGTTCCTTGCCTTCGTGCTGTCGGGCGCGCTCGCCGGCCTTTCCAGCTATCTCTGGGTGTCGCGTTATGCCGTCGCCTATGTCGATATCGCCAACGGCTTCGAGCTCGACAGCGTCGCGGCCTGCGTCATCGGCGGCATTTCGATTGCCGGCGGCGTCGGCTCGGTCGCTGGCACCGTGCTCGGCGCGCTCTTCCTCGGCGTCATCAAGAATGCGCTGCCGGTGATCGGCATCTCACCCTTCACGCAGATGGCAATCTCCGGAACCGTCATCATTCTCGCCGTTGCCTTCAACGCCCGGCGTGAGCGCAACCGGGGCCGCATCATCCTGCGCGACCGCGCCGCAGCCGAAATCAGAACGGAGGCCGCAGCATGA
- a CDS encoding fumarylacetoacetate hydrolase family protein, producing MTEAFDPRALAARLHSLRQAGRQEETGTFPLPADLHQAMEAQNFLTAADGISSNAWKVTVSPQGQAVTGPLHPYAEAASGASIPWYPGMKFETEIAVRLGKDLPVRKGTRYSRADVVEAISAAYLGAEMLVSAVRESGSVSFLLFTSDRLGNSGYVLGPRLDKSVVDTAGGTPLKVTHAGRTIYDGPAQHPKGDVLTWLVDYANDGLRPETSLKAGALITTGTLSGAIELAEPGEIDILLGDSQLRFSVSKG from the coding sequence ATGACAGAGGCATTCGATCCACGCGCGCTCGCAGCTCGGCTTCACAGCCTGCGCCAGGCCGGAAGACAGGAGGAAACCGGCACTTTCCCGCTACCGGCCGATCTGCATCAGGCGATGGAGGCGCAGAATTTTCTGACTGCGGCCGACGGCATTTCCAGCAATGCCTGGAAGGTGACGGTCTCGCCGCAGGGGCAGGCGGTCACCGGCCCGCTGCATCCCTATGCCGAGGCCGCCTCGGGCGCGAGCATCCCCTGGTATCCGGGCATGAAATTCGAGACCGAGATCGCTGTGCGCCTCGGCAAGGATCTGCCGGTCCGCAAAGGCACTCGCTATAGCCGCGCCGACGTGGTCGAGGCGATCTCCGCTGCCTATCTCGGCGCCGAGATGCTGGTCAGTGCGGTCAGGGAAAGCGGCAGCGTCTCCTTCCTGCTGTTTACATCAGACCGGCTCGGCAATAGCGGCTATGTGCTTGGTCCAAGGCTCGACAAAAGCGTGGTCGATACAGCCGGGGGCACGCCGCTCAAGGTCACCCATGCCGGCCGAACAATCTATGATGGGCCGGCCCAGCATCCGAAGGGCGACGTTCTCACCTGGCTCGTCGATTACGCCAATGACGGCCTGCGCCCGGAGACATCGCTGAAGGCAGGCGCGCTGATCACCACGGGCACGTTGAGCGGCGCGATCGAACTGGCGGAGCCAGGCGAGATCGATATCCTCCTCGGCGACAGCCAACTTCGTTTCTCGGTGTCGAAGGGTTGA
- a CDS encoding sugar ABC transporter ATP-binding protein: MNAAFQQPVTDSKTGDAPAILEMRGISQIFPGVKALDNVSIALHPGTVTALIGENGAGKSTLVKILTGIYRPNEGEILVDGQPTSFASAQAAIDAGVTAIHQETVLFDELTVAENIFLGHAPRTRLRTIDWQTMNSRSKTLLTALESNIDPTIRLKDLSIAQRHLVAIARALSIEARIVIMDEPTAALSRKEIDDLFRIVRGLKDQGKAILFISHKFDELYEIADDFVVFRDGRAVGQGRLKETPQDEIVRMMVGRDVENVFPKIDVAIGGPVLEVEKYCHRTEFRDVSLTLRRGEILGIYGLIGAGRSELAQSLFGVTKPLSGRLTLEGREISINSPHDAIKAGIVYVPEERGRHGLALPMPIYQNMTLPSLARTSRKGFLKAAEEFALARKYAERLDLRAAALSVPVGTLSGGNQQKVVIGKWLATMPKVIILDEPTKGIDIGSKAAVHGFISELAAEGLSIIMISSELPEIIGMSDRVLVMKEGLSVGLFERDQLSPEALVRAATGNA, encoded by the coding sequence ATGAACGCCGCCTTTCAACAACCCGTCACGGACAGCAAAACCGGCGACGCGCCCGCCATTCTGGAAATGCGCGGCATCTCCCAGATCTTTCCTGGTGTGAAGGCGCTCGACAATGTCAGCATCGCGCTTCATCCCGGCACGGTGACGGCGCTGATCGGCGAAAACGGCGCCGGCAAATCGACGCTCGTCAAGATCCTGACCGGCATCTACAGGCCGAACGAAGGCGAGATCCTAGTCGACGGCCAGCCGACGAGTTTTGCCAGCGCCCAGGCCGCCATCGACGCCGGCGTCACCGCCATTCATCAGGAAACCGTGCTTTTTGACGAATTGACGGTGGCCGAAAACATCTTCCTCGGCCATGCGCCGCGCACCCGCCTGCGCACCATCGACTGGCAGACGATGAACAGCCGCTCGAAGACGCTGCTGACCGCGCTCGAAAGCAATATCGACCCAACCATCCGGCTGAAGGACCTCTCGATCGCGCAACGCCATCTGGTGGCGATCGCACGCGCTTTGTCGATCGAGGCCCGCATCGTCATCATGGACGAGCCGACCGCCGCCCTTTCCCGCAAGGAGATCGACGATCTCTTCCGCATTGTCCGGGGCCTGAAGGACCAGGGCAAGGCGATCCTGTTCATCAGTCACAAGTTCGACGAGCTTTACGAAATCGCCGACGATTTCGTCGTCTTCCGCGACGGCCGTGCGGTCGGCCAGGGACGCCTCAAGGAAACACCGCAGGACGAGATCGTCCGTATGATGGTCGGCCGCGACGTCGAGAACGTCTTTCCGAAGATCGATGTCGCCATCGGTGGCCCTGTGCTCGAGGTCGAAAAATACTGCCACCGCACCGAATTTCGTGATGTTTCCCTGACCCTGCGCCGGGGCGAAATTCTCGGTATCTACGGCCTGATCGGCGCCGGCCGATCGGAACTTGCCCAATCGCTCTTCGGCGTCACCAAGCCGCTGTCGGGCAGGCTGACGCTTGAAGGCCGGGAAATTTCGATCAATTCGCCGCATGACGCCATCAAGGCCGGCATCGTCTACGTGCCGGAGGAGCGCGGCCGCCACGGCCTGGCGCTGCCGATGCCGATCTATCAGAACATGACGCTGCCGTCGTTGGCGCGAACGTCGCGAAAGGGCTTTCTCAAGGCGGCGGAAGAATTCGCGCTCGCCCGCAAATATGCCGAACGGCTGGATTTGCGCGCCGCAGCCCTCTCCGTGCCGGTCGGCACCCTGTCGGGCGGCAACCAGCAGAAGGTCGTCATCGGCAAGTGGCTCGCCACCATGCCCAAGGTCATCATTCTCGACGAGCCGACGAAGGGCATCGACATCGGCTCGAAGGCCGCCGTGCACGGCTTCATCAGCGAACTTGCCGCTGAGGGCCTTTCGATCATCATGATCTCTTCCGAACTGCCCGAGATCATCGGCATGTCGGATCGGGTGCTGGTGATGAAGGAAGGCCTGTCGGTCGGGCTCTTCGAGCGCGATCAGCTTTCGCCGGAAGCGCTGGTGCGTGCGGCGACCGGAAATGCATGA
- a CDS encoding ABC transporter ATP-binding protein, whose product MPSPFLALSAIEYAIGQKPVLHGIDLTLEQGRIYGLVGPNGSGKSTLLKIIARQAAPESGAIAFGGKPAGDWGAREFARHVAYMPQFTPATDGMTVRELVALGRFPWHGTLGRFTAADRNKVEEAIVRTELEDFADRLVANMSGGERQRAWIAMMLAQDARCLLLDEPTSALDLAHQTSVLSLVKELSHERGLTVVIVLHDINLAARYCDAIVALNRGRITAEGTPAEIMQADKLQSIFGVGMGVFPHPVRNEPVSYLL is encoded by the coding sequence ATGCCTTCACCTTTCCTTGCCCTGTCGGCCATCGAGTATGCCATCGGACAAAAACCCGTCCTGCATGGCATCGATCTGACGCTCGAGCAGGGCCGCATCTACGGTCTGGTGGGTCCGAACGGCTCCGGCAAGAGCACGCTTTTGAAGATCATTGCCCGTCAGGCCGCGCCGGAGTCCGGCGCCATCGCCTTCGGCGGCAAGCCGGCGGGTGATTGGGGTGCCCGGGAATTTGCCCGGCACGTCGCCTATATGCCGCAATTTACGCCGGCGACCGATGGAATGACCGTGCGGGAGCTTGTGGCGCTCGGACGTTTCCCCTGGCACGGCACGCTCGGTCGCTTCACCGCCGCCGATCGCAACAAGGTCGAGGAGGCGATCGTCCGCACCGAACTCGAGGATTTTGCCGATCGTCTCGTCGCCAACATGTCCGGCGGCGAGCGCCAGCGTGCCTGGATCGCCATGATGCTCGCTCAGGACGCCCGCTGCCTGCTGCTCGACGAACCGACATCGGCGCTCGACCTCGCCCATCAGACAAGCGTCCTGTCGCTGGTGAAGGAACTCAGCCACGAGCGCGGGCTGACCGTCGTGATCGTGCTGCACGACATCAATCTTGCCGCGCGCTACTGCGATGCGATCGTCGCGCTCAACCGCGGCCGGATCACCGCCGAAGGCACGCCAGCCGAGATCATGCAGGCCGACAAGCTGCAATCGATTTTCGGCGTCGGCATGGGCGTCTTTCCCCATCCGGTGCGAAACGAGCCGGTCAGCTATCTCCTGTAG
- a CDS encoding DeoR/GlpR family DNA-binding transcription regulator, which produces MHERERHRIILSAVQEKSVVTIQDISELTEASEATIRRDIAALHVQGKIRRVRGGAEAVHPPQLGSLAGRPFRVSESVNIDKKRAIARAAVDLCEAGDAIIINGGTTTFQMVHYMAGHRMQVMTNSFAIAEHLVKHSKNTVTVPGGAIYREQSLILSPFDNDAIRNFYARRMFIGAQGVGPLGIMEADALVIQSEQKLMHQADELVVMVDSSKFNRRSSLILCALDRVSVVITDDGISEEAARMVENAGIRLVVASPVAQLAKEDSSSVA; this is translated from the coding sequence ATGCACGAACGCGAACGTCATCGCATCATCTTAAGCGCCGTTCAGGAAAAGTCCGTCGTTACGATCCAGGATATTTCCGAGCTGACGGAAGCTTCTGAAGCAACAATCCGACGCGATATTGCGGCTCTTCATGTGCAGGGCAAGATCCGCCGCGTCCGCGGCGGTGCGGAAGCGGTGCATCCGCCGCAGCTCGGCAGCCTCGCCGGCCGCCCCTTCCGAGTTTCGGAATCAGTCAACATCGATAAAAAGCGCGCAATTGCACGCGCAGCCGTCGATCTCTGCGAAGCGGGAGACGCCATCATCATCAATGGCGGTACGACGACCTTCCAGATGGTGCACTACATGGCCGGCCACCGCATGCAGGTCATGACCAATTCCTTTGCGATCGCCGAGCATCTGGTGAAGCATTCCAAAAACACCGTGACGGTGCCGGGCGGCGCGATCTATCGCGAGCAGAGCCTCATCCTGTCACCTTTCGACAATGACGCGATCCGCAATTTTTATGCGCGGCGCATGTTCATCGGCGCGCAGGGCGTCGGCCCGCTCGGCATCATGGAGGCGGATGCCCTCGTCATCCAGAGCGAGCAGAAGCTGATGCACCAGGCCGACGAGCTCGTCGTCATGGTCGATTCAAGCAAATTCAATCGCCGGTCGAGCCTCATTCTCTGCGCGCTCGACCGCGTCTCTGTGGTCATCACCGATGACGGCATCTCGGAAGAGGCGGCTCGCATGGTCGAGAATGCCGGCATCCGGCTCGTTGTCGCAAGCCCCGTGGCCCAGCTCGCGAAGGAGGATTCCTCGTCGGTCGCATGA